In one window of Bizionia sp. M204 DNA:
- a CDS encoding quinone-dependent dihydroorotate dehydrogenase: protein MYKVLLRPLFFLFDPEKIHHFTFSLIKTTSKIPGMSAIFRRLYVIEDAKLERQVFGLTFKNPVGLAAGFDKNAVLYNELVNFGFGFIEIGTVTPKGQEGNPKKRLFRLKADKGIINRMGFNNEGLEAAIAQLKTNKGRVIIGGNIGKNTQTKPEDYTKDYLSCFNALHPYVDYFVLNVSCPNVGSHAKLNDKDYLLELISTVQKANTSFNKQKPILLKIAPDLNTTQLDEIIELIAETNLDGVIASNTSVDRSGLKASPKLLTEIGNGGLSGQPIKDKSTKVIKYLAEKSRKAFPIIGVGGIHSAQDALEKIDAGADLVQVYTGFIYEGPKLIKSINKALLNKKTRV from the coding sequence ATGTACAAAGTACTCCTCCGACCTTTATTTTTTCTTTTCGACCCCGAAAAAATTCATCATTTCACATTTTCCTTAATTAAAACAACCTCTAAAATACCTGGAATGTCCGCTATTTTTAGACGTCTTTATGTTATTGAAGATGCCAAATTAGAACGCCAAGTTTTTGGGCTTACTTTTAAAAACCCTGTGGGATTAGCAGCTGGGTTTGATAAAAATGCCGTTTTGTATAATGAATTGGTGAATTTTGGTTTTGGTTTTATTGAAATAGGAACCGTTACACCAAAAGGGCAGGAGGGAAACCCGAAAAAACGTCTGTTTCGTTTAAAGGCGGATAAAGGCATTATTAACCGGATGGGTTTTAATAACGAAGGTCTTGAAGCAGCTATTGCACAATTAAAAACCAATAAAGGAAGGGTGATAATTGGTGGAAATATTGGGAAAAATACCCAAACCAAACCCGAAGATTACACCAAAGATTACCTTAGCTGTTTTAATGCGTTACATCCTTACGTAGATTATTTTGTACTAAACGTAAGCTGTCCTAATGTTGGGAGTCATGCCAAATTGAATGATAAAGACTATTTGTTGGAATTGATAAGTACTGTTCAAAAAGCAAATACAAGTTTTAATAAGCAAAAACCTATTTTACTTAAAATAGCGCCAGATTTAAATACCACGCAATTAGATGAAATTATTGAGCTAATTGCTGAAACGAATTTGGATGGGGTTATAGCGAGTAATACGTCTGTGGATAGAAGTGGTTTAAAAGCATCACCAAAATTATTAACAGAAATTGGAAATGGTGGATTAAGCGGTCAGCCCATTAAAGACAAATCTACTAAGGTTATAAAATATCTTGCCGAAAAGAGTCGTAAAGCATTTCCCATTATTGGTGTTGGCGGTATTCATTCAGCTCAAGACGCTTTAGAGAAAATAGACGCTGGTGCTGATTTGGTTCAAGTCTATACAGGCTTTATTTATGAAGGACCTAAATTGATAAAATCCATTAACAAAGCATTATTAAACAAAAAAACACGCGTATAG
- the pepT gene encoding peptidase T, whose protein sequence is MISKENIIKRFVGYVTVDTESDPNSDTTPSTAKQWDLANALVEELKAIGMQDVTIDENAYIMATLPSNVNHEVPTIGFISHFDTSPDFTGANVKPQIHENYDGKDIVLNAEKDIVLSPDYFEDLLLYKGQTLITTDGTTLLGADDKAGITEIVSAMEYLIKNPEIKHGKIRVGFTPDEEIGRGAHKFDVQKFGADYAYTMDGSQVGELEYENFNAAGAVVTIQGKIVHPGYAKGKMVNSMYIATEYINSLPRLETPEHTEGYEGFFHLHTMTGEVDQTTLEYIIRDHDKEHFEARKEVMEKLAIEINSQYGREVITIEIKDQYFNMKEKVEPVMHIVDIAEEAMIQLGIKPLIKAIRGGTDGSQLSYMGLPCPNIFAGGHNFHGRYEYVPVESMIKATEVICKIAELTASKHK, encoded by the coding sequence ATGATATCAAAGGAAAATATTATAAAACGTTTTGTAGGCTACGTAACAGTTGATACCGAATCCGATCCAAATTCAGATACCACACCAAGTACTGCCAAGCAATGGGATTTGGCAAATGCTTTAGTTGAAGAGCTAAAAGCCATTGGGATGCAAGACGTTACCATAGACGAGAACGCTTACATTATGGCAACGCTTCCAAGTAATGTAAATCATGAGGTGCCAACTATTGGGTTTATATCGCATTTTGATACATCGCCAGATTTTACTGGTGCCAACGTAAAACCCCAAATTCATGAGAATTATGACGGCAAGGATATTGTTTTAAATGCAGAAAAAGACATTGTTCTTTCACCTGATTATTTTGAGGACTTATTGTTATATAAAGGGCAAACTCTTATTACTACGGATGGCACAACACTTTTAGGTGCTGATGATAAAGCTGGGATTACCGAAATCGTTTCGGCCATGGAATACCTCATTAAAAATCCTGAAATTAAGCATGGGAAAATTCGCGTAGGCTTTACACCCGATGAAGAAATTGGTCGTGGTGCGCATAAATTTGATGTGCAAAAATTTGGTGCCGATTATGCGTATACCATGGACGGTAGTCAAGTTGGCGAATTAGAATACGAAAACTTTAATGCTGCTGGGGCTGTGGTAACCATTCAGGGTAAAATAGTACATCCGGGTTATGCTAAAGGTAAAATGGTAAACTCCATGTATATTGCTACGGAATATATTAATTCGTTACCGCGATTAGAAACACCAGAACATACGGAAGGTTACGAAGGTTTTTTTCATTTACACACCATGACGGGCGAAGTGGATCAAACCACATTAGAATATATTATTCGGGATCATGACAAGGAGCATTTTGAGGCCCGAAAGGAAGTGATGGAGAAGTTAGCCATCGAAATTAATTCGCAATACGGCCGGGAGGTTATTACCATTGAAATTAAAGACCAATATTTCAATATGAAAGAAAAAGTAGAGCCTGTTATGCATATTGTGGATATTGCTGAAGAAGCCATGATACAACTAGGAATTAAACCACTTATTAAAGCTATTCGTGGTGGTACAGATGGTTCGCAATTAAGTTATATGGGATTACCATGCCCTAATATTTTTGCAGGTGGCCATAATTTCCATGGGCGTTATGAATATGTGCCTGTAGAAAGTATGATAAAAGCAACAGAAGTAATTTGTAAAATTGCAGAATTAACGGCATCAAAACATAAATAG
- a CDS encoding TonB-dependent receptor, whose translation MNKILYVIFLIAFQVAFSQSKISGTIVSASNEPVAYAHVFIQETKQGTTTNENGFFNLEPVAPGSFTIQVSFVGFKSAYKSIELQPNETVELTITLQSDTDLDEVEVFGSRFKHPDKIEALTRLPLEPYEQIQSISIISDKLIEQQGNLSISDATKNVPGVYTFATYGNKRESMSSRGFRGIPILKNGVRVNSDFRGVGVLTDMQGIDNIQVLKGTASITQGVATDLGSPGGVINMVTKTPRYYHGGDVSLRVGSYGQVRTTFDVYGPINTQKNLAFRINGALERADSYRSLVSAERFYINPSLEWRINDKTKVTVEMDYFDDSRTPDLGTVNLGENDVNAIYDLPHNQFLGFENDRSITQNSTYSIRLDHKLSDKLELKGAFFTSGLDLNDKGAGLGNVVSVANEPQYHIRERSYSTSTRSDNNSVLQFDLIGDELETGKIKHTFQVGFDYRTSKYATSSQSAGVVDTINVYQNNTHTLPGLTLGATGYNGGETRALGLVAQDVISWNTWLKTFLGARISSTETVGDVENTRSTAFNPLFGVIVSPLKNVNVFTSYTNSSYPRTAARLGENGEELGNERYDQLEAGIKTNWLNSRLRFNLTYFKINNKDINLPVYDASWSTILYYEKGGNDQRQGIEVELTGRILENFEVIAGYSYIDAEYKEHTSFVYGSSPLNTPNHTFNLYGNYTFKGQLEGLSFGAGAYYTGERPVNDWSSGAVTHEGIVPNQKPFDVDAYTLVNMQAAYTFNKHWQARFLLNNVFNEIGYNTYRTRYINQTDPRSFAVILNYRF comes from the coding sequence ATGAACAAAATATTATATGTGATTTTTTTGATAGCATTTCAGGTTGCATTTTCGCAATCAAAAATATCAGGAACTATAGTTTCTGCCTCTAATGAACCCGTGGCTTATGCGCACGTTTTTATACAAGAGACGAAGCAAGGAACTACCACCAACGAAAATGGATTTTTTAATCTAGAACCTGTGGCACCTGGCTCATTTACCATTCAGGTTTCCTTTGTAGGATTTAAATCAGCTTACAAGAGCATAGAGCTTCAACCTAATGAAACCGTTGAATTAACAATCACTTTGCAGAGTGATACCGATTTGGATGAAGTAGAAGTTTTTGGTAGTCGTTTTAAGCATCCTGATAAAATTGAAGCCTTAACCAGATTGCCTTTGGAACCTTATGAGCAAATTCAAAGTATCTCCATTATTTCAGATAAATTAATAGAACAGCAAGGGAATTTAAGCATTTCTGATGCTACGAAAAACGTACCTGGTGTTTATACATTTGCAACCTATGGTAATAAACGTGAGAGTATGAGCTCCCGTGGGTTTAGGGGAATTCCCATATTAAAAAACGGAGTTCGTGTTAATTCTGATTTTCGCGGCGTTGGTGTGTTAACAGATATGCAAGGCATTGATAATATCCAGGTATTAAAAGGAACGGCATCCATTACACAAGGGGTTGCTACAGATTTAGGAAGCCCTGGAGGCGTTATAAATATGGTAACAAAAACTCCCAGATATTACCATGGTGGAGATGTGTCTTTACGTGTGGGTAGTTATGGACAAGTACGGACAACATTTGATGTTTATGGCCCCATAAATACACAGAAAAATTTAGCTTTTAGAATTAACGGTGCTTTAGAAAGAGCAGATAGTTACCGTTCTTTAGTTTCTGCGGAGCGCTTTTATATCAACCCGTCGTTAGAATGGCGCATTAATGATAAAACCAAAGTTACGGTTGAAATGGATTATTTTGATGATAGCCGGACACCTGATTTAGGTACGGTTAATTTGGGTGAAAACGATGTAAATGCCATTTACGATTTACCCCATAATCAGTTTTTAGGATTTGAAAATGATCGTTCTATTACACAAAACTCCACTTATTCTATTCGTTTAGATCATAAATTAAGTGATAAGTTAGAATTAAAAGGTGCTTTCTTCACATCGGGATTGGATTTGAATGATAAAGGTGCCGGCCTCGGAAACGTTGTGTCCGTTGCCAATGAACCGCAGTATCATATTCGTGAGCGTAGTTATAGTACATCAACCCGTTCCGATAACAACAGTGTGCTGCAATTTGATTTAATTGGAGACGAATTAGAAACAGGAAAAATTAAGCATACCTTTCAAGTTGGGTTTGACTATAGAACCTCAAAATATGCCACATCATCACAATCCGCTGGTGTTGTAGATACCATTAATGTATATCAAAATAACACCCATACTTTGCCTGGTTTAACTTTAGGCGCAACCGGATATAATGGCGGTGAAACACGAGCTTTAGGTTTAGTGGCGCAGGATGTTATTTCTTGGAATACCTGGTTAAAAACTTTTTTAGGCGCACGTATTAGTAGTACAGAAACAGTTGGGGATGTGGAAAACACGCGAAGCACAGCCTTTAATCCGTTGTTTGGTGTTATTGTTAGTCCTTTAAAAAATGTGAATGTCTTTACTTCGTATACCAATAGTTCTTATCCAAGAACAGCTGCTAGGTTAGGTGAAAATGGCGAAGAATTGGGTAATGAGCGCTATGATCAGTTGGAAGCTGGTATTAAAACAAATTGGTTAAATAGTCGCTTACGTTTCAATCTAACGTATTTCAAAATAAACAACAAGGATATTAACCTTCCCGTTTATGATGCTTCTTGGTCTACTATTTTATATTATGAAAAGGGAGGAAATGATCAACGACAAGGAATTGAAGTGGAATTAACGGGGCGTATATTAGAGAATTTTGAAGTTATAGCCGGTTACTCTTATATTGATGCAGAATATAAAGAACACACCTCCTTTGTTTATGGTTCTTCACCATTAAACACCCCAAATCATACATTTAATTTATATGGTAATTATACGTTTAAAGGCCAATTGGAAGGTCTGTCATTTGGAGCGGGCGCATATTATACAGGCGAACGTCCTGTTAACGATTGGTCTTCTGGTGCTGTTACGCATGAAGGTATTGTACCAAACCAAAAACCGTTTGATGTGGATGCCTACACCTTGGTAAATATGCAAGCCGCCTATACGTTTAATAAACATTGGCAAGCGAGATTCCTTTTAAATAACGTCTTTAACGAAATAGGGTATAATACCTACAGAACCCGTTATATTAATCAAACGGATCCACGAAGTTTTGCCGTTATATTAAATTATAGATTCTAA
- a CDS encoding YdeI family protein, which produces MRFESVHDINKDAVLSYVKEAIKNQKEGKEITASRKGKTIQIPKELEQYLKDNPTLKSAFMALTPGRQREYSDYIKSAKRDATKQTRLEKMKPLVLEGKGLYDKYKDC; this is translated from the coding sequence ATGCGCTTTGAATCTGTTCATGACATTAATAAAGATGCTGTTTTGAGCTATGTAAAAGAAGCGATAAAAAACCAAAAAGAAGGAAAAGAAATTACAGCGAGCCGAAAGGGAAAGACTATTCAGATTCCAAAAGAATTAGAGCAATATTTAAAAGATAACCCGACATTAAAATCCGCTTTTATGGCACTAACGCCAGGCCGCCAACGGGAATATTCCGATTATATTAAATCCGCCAAACGCGATGCCACCAAGCAAACACGTCTAGAAAAGATGAAACCATTAGTTCTTGAAGGTAAAGGCCTTTATGATAAATACAAAGACTGCTAA
- a CDS encoding outer membrane beta-barrel protein — protein MYVEAGPQFGLRYKAYVEYVNEAVGIDTRIRQDNKDAINPIEAGAGMGIGYRFKKIGGLSVGLTYFQGLVNVYKENSKTKNNSIFLKLNLPIGAKKSAKKIEEEPVIKTDSLSD, from the coding sequence ATTTATGTTGAAGCTGGGCCACAATTTGGTTTACGCTATAAAGCATATGTAGAATATGTTAATGAAGCCGTTGGTATAGATACACGGATCCGTCAAGATAATAAAGATGCTATTAATCCTATTGAAGCCGGCGCAGGGATGGGCATTGGTTACCGATTTAAAAAAATTGGCGGGTTATCCGTAGGATTGACCTATTTTCAAGGCTTGGTAAACGTATATAAAGAGAACTCAAAAACTAAAAATAATTCTATATTTTTAAAATTGAATCTTCCTATAGGTGCTAAAAAAAGTGCTAAAAAAATTGAAGAAGAGCCTGTAATAAAAACAGATTCCTTATCAGATTAA
- the yajC gene encoding preprotein translocase subunit YajC produces the protein MGESLSTFLPFILMFVVVYFFMIAPQMKRAKQEKKFAAELKKGDRVITKSGMHGKVVDFNDKDASCIIETLAGKIKFDRSAISMEMSKKLNEPEKVK, from the coding sequence ATGGGAGAAAGTTTAAGTACGTTTTTACCGTTTATTTTGATGTTTGTTGTCGTGTATTTCTTCATGATAGCACCGCAAATGAAACGTGCAAAACAAGAAAAAAAATTCGCAGCCGAATTAAAAAAAGGTGATCGCGTTATTACCAAAAGTGGTATGCATGGTAAAGTTGTTGACTTTAATGATAAAGACGCCAGCTGTATTATTGAAACGCTTGCTGGTAAAATAAAATTTGATCGCTCGGCAATTTCTATGGAAATGAGTAAAAAACTCAATGAACCAGAGAAAGTGAAATAA